Genomic segment of Bifidobacterium lemurum:
GGCCGTTGCGGACGATCGCCTGGATGAAGTTGTTCGGATCCATGCCGTACTGCTGGGCGATGGAGGCGAGGAAGTTGAACACGTCGGCCTGGGAGACCTGCACGTCCAGCATCTCGGCCAGAGCGTCGAGGGTCATCTGGTCGCGCAGTTCCTTCTCGACCTGCTCCTCGGCTTCGGCCTTCTGCTCCTTGGTGGCCTTCTCCGGATCCGGGGTCATGCCCTTGAGGTGCTCTTCGACCATGGAGGCCTTGACGCCCTTCGGCACCGGGATCTCCAGCTCTTCCTGCAGCTTGGCGATGAACGCGTCGCGGGCGTCGGTGGCCTGGCGGCCCTTGGCGGCGTCGGCGGCGTTCTTGCGGATGTCTTCCTTAAGCTCCTCGAGGGTGTCGAACTCGGAGGCCTCCTGGGCGAACTCGTCATCCAGCTCCGGCAGCTCCTCGGCCTTCACGGAGTTGACCTTCACCTTGATCTGAGCCTTCTCGCCCTCGTGCTCGCCGGCTTCCAGCGTGCCTTCGAAGGTGGTCTCCTCGCCGGCGGACAGGCCTTCGAGGGCCTCATCCAGACCGTCGAGCATGGTGCCGGAGCCGAGCTCATAGCTCACGCCCTCCTGGGAGTCGACGGACTCGCCGTCGATCTGGGCGTCCAGGTCGATGTTGGCGAAGTCGCCCTTGGCGGCCGGGCGATCCACACCCACGAGGGTGCCGAAACGCTGGCGCAGGGATTCAAGGCGGGCGTTCACGTCCTCATCCTTGACTTCGGGCTTGGCGATGGCGATTTCCATGCCGTCGAGCTTCGGCAGATTGATATCCGGACGACGCTCCACGGTGGCGATGAACTTCAGCTTGGTCTCGTCCTTGGAGGAGGCGGGGACTTCCTGCACGTCCAGCTCGGGCTGGGCCATCGGGCGGATCTTCTTCTCCTCGAGCGCCTTGGAGTAGAGCTCCGGCACCGCGTTGTTCACGGCCTCACCGGCGATGCCGGCGAATCCGTAACGCTGCTCGATGAGCTTCGCCGGCACATGTCCCTTGCGGAAGCCGGGGATGTTCGCCTGCTTGGCAATCTCCTTGCGGGCCTCGTCCAGATAGGGTTCGAACTCCTCCGGGTCGACGGTGACGGTGAGCTTCACCTTGGTCGGCTCAAGATTCCTAACGCTGATTTTCACGCTTAACGCTCCTGAAAGTCGTGTTTTCTTACATTCTGCCGTAGGGCAACCTCTACATGATAACCCTACTCACGGACGCTGCGATGAGTTTCACCTGCCACGCCCGGGCGCCCTGCTCCTCGAGGAATCGCGCCACGTCCACATTCGCGGGATCGTCCAGCCAGCAGAGGTTGCGTAGAATCTGCGGTTTGACGATGATTTCGGCCGGCGTGCGCGTGTCCTCGCCGATTTGGTTGACGACCTTGCGCACCCGTTGCAGGCGCTCGTATCGTTCGGGATGGCGGGTCTGCCAGATGCGCATCGACCGTGGCGCGTTCGTCTCGTTCTCTCCGGGCTGACTGGATGCCGGCATGACGGGCAGTTCGCCGGGTTTCAGGTCAAGCGCGCGTTGGATCGCGTCCTTCCAAACGCGGGGTTTGACCTCGCGTTGGATGGGCGCGTACCGTTCGAACATTTTGTCCTGCGCGCTGCCGGTATGCATGCGCACACGCTCGTTGAGACAGCGGATCGCGCGGAATTCGCGCACGTTGTGCGGTTTCTTCTGCGCGGCCTCCATAATCGACGAGTCGGCCAGCAGAAGGCTGGGGGCGATGTCGTATTGGCGGGCCAACCGGTCGCGCTCCTCCCACAGCGATTTGGCGATGGCGAGTCCGCGTCGGTCGCGGCCCAGCTGGGTGATGCGTGAGATGCGCATCCAAGGCGCGGGATGCGGTGGCTTGGGGGTGAGACCCTCCCGCAGGGCGAACGCGAACTCCTCCTCGGCCCATTCGTCCTTGCCGTGCTCGCGCAGGTCCCGACGCATCAACTCTTCCAGCTCGATAAGCAGTTCCACATCCAGCGCGGCGTAGTTGCGCCAGTCTCGCGGCAGCGGGCGGTACGACCAGTCGGCCGCGGAATGCTCTTTGGCCAAGGTCACGCCGAGATAATGCTCGATCACCGCGGCGAGCCCGAAGCGGTGCATACCCAGCAGCCGGGCGGCGATCTCCGTGTCGAACAGACGTTGCGGGGTCATCCCCAGGTCGCCGAAGCCCGGCAGGTCCATCATCGAATCATGCAGAATCCATGTCGCGTCGCCCACGGCGCGGTTGAAGTCGTTCCAATCGGCACCGGCCTGACCCAAAGCCACCGGGTCGAACAGCATGATGCCGGCGTCACCGCGTTTGAACTGCACCAGCCAATCCTCATGGCCGTACCGGTATCCGGACGCGCGTTCGGCATCGGCGGCCAACGGGCCGGATGCCGCGCCCAAAGCGTCGCATGCCTCACGGAACCCTGCGAGCGTGTCGATCACGTCGGGCACTCCCCCGCGCGGCTCGCTGAGCAGACGCGGCTCCGCCTTGGCGATGCGACGGTCAATCTGATGAGTCACTACCCAATCCCTCGTCGAAACGAACAGTGGATCTGATGAACCTGGCCCACATACCGACCTGCGCGCCGGCATCGAGTCCGCCGTCGGGCAGACCAAGCGGCGACCACGACACGCGCATCTCGCATCCGGCGTCCGTCTCGGACGGCAACGAACCGAACGACGTGTTCTGGGTCACGGTCACCGTGCCGCCGACGGAATCGGGATTCACATCCGACAGGAAGTCGCACATTTCGTCCCAATACATGCGTGGGGCGAGTCCATCGTTCTCGCTGGCATGCAGCGGCAGTCGGGTGAAGGCCACGCACCGCCAGCGACCGGCCCAATCGATACGCGACTGCGCCGAGAACAGAATCATAATCCAACCCGTGGCAAGTCGCGGCGAGCGGTACGGATCCGATGGGAACGACGCGGCATCATCGCCATGTTCGCCGCATTCCAATTCGACGCCGATACCGTAGTCGGACAGCGTGGAAGGAACGGGGATCTCGCGGTAACGCACGTCGCCGACACGCGTCATATCCCGAACCGACTCCACGGCGTTCCACACCTCATCGGGCACGCCGGCCGGTCGTTCGGGCAATCCGTCTTGCC
This window contains:
- the tig gene encoding trigger factor; the encoded protein is MKISVRNLEPTKVKLTVTVDPEEFEPYLDEARKEIAKQANIPGFRKGHVPAKLIEQRYGFAGIAGEAVNNAVPELYSKALEEKKIRPMAQPELDVQEVPASSKDETKLKFIATVERRPDINLPKLDGMEIAIAKPEVKDEDVNARLESLRQRFGTLVGVDRPAAKGDFANIDLDAQIDGESVDSQEGVSYELGSGTMLDGLDEALEGLSAGEETTFEGTLEAGEHEGEKAQIKVKVNSVKAEELPELDDEFAQEASEFDTLEELKEDIRKNAADAAKGRQATDARDAFIAKLQEELEIPVPKGVKASMVEEHLKGMTPDPEKATKEQKAEAEEQVEKELRDQMTLDALAEMLDVQVSQADVFNFLASIAQQYGMDPNNFIQAIVRNGQLGSAVQEVGRSKGLLAGMRAVKFTADGEEVDLSAFLGEDDEEADSVEAASAAAAVADELANADAE
- a CDS encoding HRDC domain-containing protein, with product MPDVIDTLAGFREACDALGAASGPLAADAERASGYRYGHEDWLVQFKRGDAGIMLFDPVALGQAGADWNDFNRAVGDATWILHDSMMDLPGFGDLGMTPQRLFDTEIAARLLGMHRFGLAAVIEHYLGVTLAKEHSAADWSYRPLPRDWRNYAALDVELLIELEELMRRDLREHGKDEWAEEEFAFALREGLTPKPPHPAPWMRISRITQLGRDRRGLAIAKSLWEERDRLARQYDIAPSLLLADSSIMEAAQKKPHNVREFRAIRCLNERVRMHTGSAQDKMFERYAPIQREVKPRVWKDAIQRALDLKPGELPVMPASSQPGENETNAPRSMRIWQTRHPERYERLQRVRKVVNQIGEDTRTPAEIIVKPQILRNLCWLDDPANVDVARFLEEQGARAWQVKLIAASVSRVIM
- a CDS encoding DUF3000 family protein translates to MADIYAFPAGAPPTASAPRQDGLPERPAGVPDEVWNAVESVRDMTRVGDVRYREIPVPSTLSDYGIGVELECGEHGDDAASFPSDPYRSPRLATGWIMILFSAQSRIDWAGRWRCVAFTRLPLHASENDGLAPRMYWDEMCDFLSDVNPDSVGGTVTVTQNTSFGSLPSETDAGCEMRVSWSPLGLPDGGLDAGAQVGMWARFIRSTVRFDEGLGSDSSD